In a genomic window of Demequina muriae:
- a CDS encoding thymidine kinase: MAKLYFRYGAMNSSKSALLLTAAYNYEERDQRPVIVKPGVDTKAGRAVSSRIGVERPVDVLLEDGVSLEAAITAHAPLAQIDAIFIDEAQFLTPSQVDEAFTIAVTGGVPVLCYGLRGDFTTRSFPGSLRLLEIAHSIEELKTICRCGSKAIFNARIVGGEFVSHGAQVAIDGQQADYESLCGRCYLAKVGPLRVGAEA; encoded by the coding sequence GTGGCCAAGCTGTACTTCCGATACGGGGCGATGAACTCGTCCAAGTCCGCGCTGCTGCTCACGGCCGCGTACAACTACGAGGAGCGGGACCAACGCCCGGTGATCGTCAAGCCCGGCGTCGACACGAAGGCGGGCCGCGCGGTCTCATCGCGCATCGGCGTCGAAAGGCCGGTGGACGTCCTGCTCGAGGACGGCGTCTCCCTCGAGGCGGCGATCACGGCACATGCGCCACTGGCGCAGATCGACGCCATCTTCATCGACGAGGCGCAGTTCCTGACGCCCTCGCAGGTCGACGAGGCGTTCACGATCGCTGTCACCGGGGGAGTGCCCGTGCTCTGCTACGGGCTGCGGGGAGACTTCACGACGCGCTCGTTCCCCGGTTCGCTCCGGCTTCTGGAGATCGCGCACTCGATCGAGGAACTCAAGACCATCTGCCGATGCGGGTCGAAGGCCATCTTCAACGCCAGGATCGTGGGGGGCGAGTTCGTGAGCCACGGCGCGCAGGTGGCGATCGACGGCCAGCAGGCCGACTACGAGTCACTGTGCGGACGGTGCTATCTCGCGAAGGTGGGGCCGCTGCGCGTGGGCGCCGAGGCTTAA
- a CDS encoding glycosyltransferase: MELSVIVPTFNEAGNVAELVRRARTALVGLDVEIIFVDDSTDDTPQVVTSVAATAPLPVRLIHREAPTGGLGGAVVEGIMAAASDVCVVMDGDLQHPPEQIRALLAKHHESDVDVVVASRYLDGGSSGGLADRARVLVSRASTALTKAMFPRRLSQVTDPMTGFFLIDRRSVEWASLHPRGFKILLEILARRTLRVAEVPFVFEERFAGESKASLRQGVHFLTQLAALRFGKMSGFALIGAGGAVANLAIMAALIQMGAPYLVAAIIAAEVTIVTNFLLQDRFVFRDMRDHAAPWWARFATSFTFNNAEAVIRIPVLAWMVEALHIQSIAAAAITLAVAFVVRFVFHSLVVYAPRRPSKDGSTDQHRLDVETDHVRKEP; the protein is encoded by the coding sequence GTGGAACTGTCCGTCATCGTGCCCACCTTCAATGAGGCGGGCAACGTGGCGGAGCTGGTGCGTCGAGCCCGGACGGCCCTCGTCGGCCTCGATGTCGAGATCATCTTCGTCGACGACAGCACCGACGACACGCCTCAGGTCGTCACCAGCGTCGCGGCCACCGCGCCCCTGCCGGTGAGGCTCATCCATCGCGAGGCGCCCACGGGCGGGCTCGGCGGGGCTGTGGTGGAAGGCATCATGGCCGCTGCGTCCGACGTCTGCGTCGTGATGGACGGTGATCTCCAGCATCCGCCTGAGCAGATCCGTGCCCTCCTTGCGAAGCACCACGAGAGCGACGTGGATGTGGTCGTCGCGTCACGCTATCTCGACGGCGGCTCCTCCGGCGGACTGGCGGACCGGGCCCGCGTGCTCGTATCGCGCGCGTCGACCGCACTCACGAAGGCGATGTTCCCGCGTCGCCTCTCGCAGGTGACCGACCCGATGACCGGCTTCTTCCTGATCGACCGACGGTCCGTGGAGTGGGCGAGCCTTCATCCGCGAGGGTTCAAGATCCTGCTGGAGATCCTGGCGCGGCGCACGCTCCGCGTAGCCGAGGTGCCATTCGTCTTCGAAGAACGGTTCGCGGGGGAGTCGAAGGCCTCGCTCCGGCAGGGAGTGCACTTCCTCACCCAGCTAGCCGCGCTCCGGTTCGGCAAGATGTCCGGCTTCGCGCTCATCGGCGCGGGCGGCGCGGTGGCGAACCTCGCGATCATGGCGGCTCTCATCCAGATGGGCGCGCCGTATCTGGTGGCCGCGATCATCGCCGCCGAGGTGACGATCGTGACGAACTTCCTCCTGCAGGACCGCTTCGTGTTCCGCGACATGCGCGATCATGCCGCTCCGTGGTGGGCGCGCTTCGCCACATCGTTCACGTTCAACAATGCCGAGGCCGTCATCCGCATCCCGGTGCTCGCATGGATGGTGGAGGCCCTTCACATCCAGAGCATCGCTGCTGCGGCCATCACGCTCGCGGTGGCGTTCGTCGTGCGGTTCGTCTTCCACTCGCTCGTGGTCTACGCGCCCCGGCGCCCTTCAAAGGACGGGTCAACCGATCAGCATCGACTCGACGTCGAGACCGACCATGTGCGCAAGGAACCATAG
- a CDS encoding DEAD/DEAH box helicase, giving the protein MPSDTTEPSDTATPADATTPDATAAPADAAPDPDRLTFADLGLGASVLKALSAVGYEEPSAIQAATIPTLLAGRDVVGLAQTGTGKTAAFALPILERLDTSKKKPQALVLAPTRELALQVCEAFEQYAGHSKSMHILPVYGGQGYGVQLSALRRGVHIVVGTPGRIMDHLDKGTLDLSELAFLVLDEADEMLKMGFAEDVETILAKTPAEKQVAMFSATMPPQIRRLSAKYLRDPEEIAVKKKTSTSTNLTQRYLIVSYPQKVDALTRILEVENFEAMIVFTRTKNETETLAEKLRARGYTAAAISGDVVQAQRERTVKQLKDGKLDILVATDVAARGLDVDRISHVINYDLPIDTESYVHRVGRTGRAGRTGDAISFVTPRERRTLGAIERATRQPLTQMHLPSVDDVNATRLTRFDDAITEALGMTERIDRFRDIIGHYVEHHDVPEADVAAALAVVAQGETPLLLDPAAEPKREEFRGGKDSPGRPDRGERNRRGTSGPLTTYRIAVGKRHKVEPRQIVGAIANEGGLNRDDFGQIRIFPNFSLVDLPAELSPDTLRKLERTRISGHLIELKADGGAPGGRASGPRGQGAPRRDRDDRPPRKPRY; this is encoded by the coding sequence ATGCCTTCTGACACGACCGAGCCTTCCGACACCGCGACGCCCGCTGACGCCACCACACCTGACGCCACCGCGGCGCCCGCCGACGCGGCCCCCGACCCTGACCGCCTCACCTTCGCAGACCTGGGGCTCGGCGCCTCGGTCCTGAAAGCGCTGAGCGCCGTCGGCTACGAGGAGCCAAGCGCGATCCAGGCCGCCACCATCCCGACGCTCCTCGCGGGACGCGACGTCGTGGGCCTCGCCCAGACCGGCACGGGCAAGACCGCCGCATTCGCCCTTCCGATCCTCGAGCGGCTCGACACCTCCAAGAAGAAGCCTCAGGCGCTGGTGCTCGCGCCCACCCGTGAGCTCGCCCTCCAGGTGTGCGAGGCCTTCGAGCAGTACGCCGGCCACAGCAAGTCCATGCACATCCTTCCCGTCTATGGCGGCCAGGGCTACGGCGTCCAGCTGTCCGCGCTGCGACGCGGCGTCCACATCGTGGTCGGCACGCCCGGACGCATCATGGACCACCTCGACAAGGGCACCCTCGACCTCTCCGAACTCGCCTTCCTGGTGCTCGACGAGGCCGACGAGATGCTCAAGATGGGCTTCGCGGAGGACGTCGAGACGATCCTCGCCAAGACCCCGGCGGAGAAGCAGGTCGCGATGTTCTCCGCGACCATGCCGCCGCAGATCCGCCGCCTCAGCGCCAAGTACCTGCGCGACCCGGAAGAGATCGCGGTCAAGAAGAAGACGTCGACCTCGACCAACCTCACGCAGCGCTACCTAATCGTGTCCTACCCCCAGAAGGTGGACGCGTTGACGCGCATCCTCGAGGTCGAGAACTTCGAGGCGATGATCGTCTTCACGCGGACCAAGAACGAGACCGAGACGCTTGCCGAGAAGCTCCGAGCGCGCGGCTACACGGCGGCGGCGATCAGCGGCGACGTGGTGCAGGCGCAGCGCGAGCGCACGGTCAAGCAGCTGAAGGACGGCAAGCTCGACATCCTGGTCGCCACCGACGTCGCGGCGCGCGGCCTCGACGTGGACCGCATCTCCCACGTCATCAACTATGACCTTCCGATCGACACCGAGTCCTACGTCCACCGCGTGGGCCGCACGGGCCGCGCGGGCCGCACCGGCGACGCGATCAGCTTCGTGACGCCGCGCGAACGCCGCACGCTGGGGGCGATCGAGCGCGCGACCCGTCAGCCGCTCACGCAAATGCACCTGCCGAGCGTGGACGACGTCAACGCGACCCGCCTCACGCGTTTCGACGACGCGATCACCGAGGCCCTCGGCATGACGGAGCGCATCGATCGCTTCCGCGACATCATCGGCCACTACGTCGAGCACCATGACGTGCCCGAGGCGGATGTCGCCGCGGCTCTCGCCGTGGTGGCGCAGGGCGAGACTCCGCTGCTGCTGGACCCCGCGGCCGAGCCCAAGCGAGAGGAGTTCCGCGGCGGCAAGGACAGCCCGGGGCGCCCCGACCGGGGAGAGCGCAACCGTCGCGGCACCTCCGGCCCGCTCACGACGTACCGGATCGCCGTCGGCAAGCGACACAAGGTCGAGCCCCGTCAGATCGTGGGCGCCATCGCCAACGAGGGTGGCCTCAACCGAGACGACTTCGGCCAGATCCGCATCTTCCCCAACTTCTCGCTCGTGGACCTGCCGGCGGAGCTGTCCCCGGACACCCTGCGCAAGCTGGAGCGGACCCGGATCAGCGGGCACCTCATCGAGCTGAAGGCCGACGGCGGCGCTCCCGGGGGACGGGCCTCTGGTCCCCGGGGCCAGGGCGCGCCCCGGCGCGACCGGGATGACCGGCCGCCGCGCAAGCCCCGCTACTGA
- a CDS encoding SDR family oxidoreductase codes for MTDRTLAGTTILMSGGSRGIGLAIALRAARDGANVAMLAKTDAPHPTLEGTVHTAADAVRAAGGQALAVVGDVRSDDDIARAVEETVAAFGGIDVVVNNASVIDLSRTATLAAKSYDLMQDVNVRGTFMLSRAALPALLQSGNPHILSLSPPLNPSPRWLGAHTGYTLAKYGMTLATLGIAAEFATKGIAANTLWPRTTIATAAVRNILGGEKLMRISRTPEIYADAAYEVITTPARELTGRSLIVEDVLESAGVTDFSRYAAVPGTPDEKLFPDVFLD; via the coding sequence GTGACCGATCGGACTCTTGCCGGCACCACGATCCTGATGTCGGGGGGCAGTCGGGGAATCGGCCTCGCCATCGCACTGCGGGCGGCCCGGGACGGCGCGAATGTCGCGATGCTCGCCAAGACGGACGCCCCGCACCCCACGCTCGAAGGCACGGTCCATACGGCGGCCGATGCGGTCCGCGCCGCAGGCGGCCAGGCCCTGGCCGTCGTCGGCGACGTCCGCAGCGACGACGACATCGCGCGCGCTGTGGAGGAGACAGTTGCGGCGTTCGGGGGCATCGATGTGGTCGTCAACAACGCGAGCGTGATCGACCTGTCGCGTACCGCAACCCTGGCGGCGAAGAGCTACGACCTCATGCAGGACGTGAACGTGCGCGGCACCTTCATGCTGTCCCGGGCGGCGCTGCCGGCCCTCCTCCAGTCAGGCAACCCGCACATCCTGTCGCTCTCTCCCCCGCTCAACCCGAGCCCGCGGTGGCTCGGCGCCCATACGGGCTACACGCTCGCCAAGTACGGGATGACGTTGGCGACGCTCGGGATCGCGGCGGAGTTCGCCACGAAGGGGATCGCCGCGAACACGCTGTGGCCGCGCACCACCATCGCGACCGCGGCCGTCCGGAACATCCTCGGCGGCGAGAAGCTGATGCGCATCAGCCGTACGCCGGAGATCTACGCCGACGCGGCCTACGAGGTGATCACCACGCCAGCGCGGGAACTGACCGGGCGCAGCCTGATCGTCGAAGACGTGTTGGAGTCTGCAGGAGTCACCGATTTCTCCCGCTACGCCGCTGTGCCAGGCACTCCTGACGAGAAGCTGTTCCCCGACGTCTTCTTGGACTGA
- a CDS encoding PadR family transcriptional regulator: MTSTNRHSRSNFNPGQAADAMWEAMEQMRSSVERKVGTRMGRGDVRAAVLALLTEQPMHGYQIIREISERTGGRWKPSAGSVYPTLQLLADEGVVHAETTHDRKTYSLTEAGKEEAAAAAASAPWEEHAEREDSRFGKVSKAGLDLAQAVSQVARTGSHAQQDQAIEVLHDARRKIYSILAQD, from the coding sequence ATGACCAGCACCAACCGACACAGTCGCTCAAACTTCAACCCCGGTCAGGCCGCCGACGCCATGTGGGAGGCCATGGAGCAGATGCGCTCCTCCGTCGAACGCAAGGTGGGGACGCGCATGGGTCGCGGAGACGTGCGTGCCGCGGTGCTCGCTCTCCTCACCGAGCAGCCCATGCATGGCTACCAGATCATCCGTGAGATCTCCGAGCGCACGGGCGGCCGCTGGAAGCCCAGCGCCGGCTCCGTGTACCCGACGCTGCAGCTCCTCGCCGACGAGGGAGTGGTGCACGCCGAGACCACCCACGACCGCAAGACCTACTCGCTCACCGAGGCAGGCAAGGAAGAAGCCGCCGCTGCCGCCGCATCGGCTCCGTGGGAAGAGCACGCGGAGCGCGAGGACAGCCGGTTCGGCAAGGTGTCGAAGGCAGGACTCGACCTTGCGCAGGCCGTGTCGCAGGTGGCGCGGACGGGTTCGCACGCTCAGCAGGACCAGGCCATCGAGGTCCTTCACGACGCGCGACGTAAGATCTACTCGATCCTCGCGCAGGACTGA
- a CDS encoding ABC1 kinase family protein, which yields MPDDVLDRARYRRILRFAAWNLLITWWYEILLPTIGLSRIAERTRTRRMQRFARRFRVLAVELGGLMIKLGQFMSSRLDVLPPEITKELEDLQDEVPPVPFSAIRTLAEDELGVSLERVFEHVEDSPLASASLGQAHRARLMERDAADAGFTDVVIKVQRPGIGAIVAVDLAALRKVGGWLSRVRLVNTRVDMPALVEEFGEVSLEEIDYLHEGQSAEQFAENFADDPRIRVPDVVWERTSRRVLTLEDVTAIKITDHAALRAAGIDPADVAPVFAEVMFDQLFMHSFFHADPHPGNLFIAPSADAGEGPPWRLTFVDFGMMGHVPPTLRGSLRALIIAAAARDGKGMVAAMSEAGVLLPNADTVELERVMSHVFERFGGMGFAELRELDPKQFRDFALEFSDVILTLPFQLPEDFLLVMRAVSLTSGVCSALHPAYNLWDSVEPYAQTLLRAEGGNVAGDVAREGLESLAIAWRLPKRIDAVLTRAEDGTMPVTAPALESAVTRLERTARRGVSALVFAGLLAGGALVRPEEPGLSTALMIASAVPLLHAVVGGRSKR from the coding sequence ATGCCCGACGACGTACTCGACCGCGCGCGTTACCGCCGCATTCTGCGCTTCGCGGCGTGGAATCTGCTGATCACGTGGTGGTACGAGATCCTGCTGCCCACCATCGGCCTGTCCCGCATCGCCGAGCGCACGCGCACACGACGCATGCAGCGCTTCGCGCGCAGGTTCAGGGTGCTCGCGGTCGAGCTCGGCGGCCTGATGATCAAGCTCGGACAGTTCATGTCGTCGCGTCTGGACGTGCTGCCGCCTGAGATCACCAAGGAGCTCGAGGACCTGCAGGATGAGGTGCCGCCGGTGCCTTTCTCCGCGATTCGCACGCTGGCCGAGGATGAGCTCGGCGTCTCCCTGGAGCGCGTGTTCGAGCATGTCGAGGACTCACCGCTCGCATCGGCGTCGTTGGGCCAGGCGCACCGGGCGCGGCTCATGGAGCGGGATGCCGCCGACGCCGGGTTCACGGACGTGGTGATCAAGGTGCAGCGTCCTGGCATCGGCGCCATCGTCGCCGTGGACCTCGCGGCGCTGCGCAAGGTCGGCGGATGGCTGAGCCGCGTGCGACTCGTGAACACGCGCGTCGACATGCCCGCTCTGGTCGAGGAGTTCGGCGAGGTCAGCCTCGAGGAGATCGACTACCTCCACGAAGGTCAGAGCGCCGAGCAGTTCGCCGAGAACTTCGCTGACGACCCGCGCATCCGGGTTCCCGACGTGGTGTGGGAGCGGACGTCCCGGCGCGTGCTGACGCTCGAGGACGTGACCGCGATCAAGATCACCGATCACGCTGCGCTCCGCGCCGCGGGGATCGATCCGGCCGACGTGGCCCCAGTGTTCGCCGAGGTCATGTTCGACCAGCTGTTCATGCACAGCTTCTTCCACGCCGATCCGCACCCCGGCAACCTCTTCATCGCTCCCAGCGCCGATGCGGGGGAGGGCCCACCGTGGCGCCTCACCTTCGTCGACTTCGGGATGATGGGCCACGTCCCGCCCACCCTCCGGGGCTCGCTGCGCGCGCTCATCATCGCGGCCGCGGCCCGGGACGGGAAGGGCATGGTGGCGGCGATGAGCGAGGCGGGCGTGCTGCTGCCCAACGCGGACACGGTCGAGCTCGAGCGCGTGATGAGTCACGTGTTCGAGCGGTTCGGCGGCATGGGCTTCGCGGAGCTGCGCGAGCTGGACCCCAAGCAGTTCAGGGACTTCGCCCTGGAGTTCAGTGACGTCATCCTGACCCTGCCGTTCCAGCTGCCTGAGGACTTCCTGCTGGTCATGCGTGCGGTGTCCCTGACGTCCGGCGTCTGCAGCGCGCTGCATCCCGCTTACAACTTGTGGGACTCCGTCGAGCCCTATGCCCAGACGCTGCTGCGCGCAGAGGGCGGCAACGTCGCTGGAGACGTGGCGCGCGAGGGTCTCGAGTCGCTCGCGATCGCATGGCGACTGCCCAAGCGCATCGATGCCGTGCTCACCCGTGCCGAGGACGGCACCATGCCCGTCACCGCGCCGGCCCTCGAGAGCGCCGTCACGCGGCTCGAACGCACGGCGCGCCGCGGTGTCTCAGCGCTCGTGTTCGCGGGCCTGCTGGCGGGCGGTGCGCTGGTCCGGCCAGAGGAGCCCGGCCTGAGCACCGCGCTGATGATCGCATCGGCGGTGCCGCTCCTCCACGCGGTGGTGGGCGGGCGCTCCAAGCGCTGA
- a CDS encoding M15 family metallopeptidase — protein MPRFSRSTRALAGAVTLTCFGIGLAGAHGAHAIDTRNAVGDARAAAQELEVKRDALEQSLNDAHGAMRDAGDVVDESRVAAAAQALSSATQTATEQAARSGVVVDIAPIDADDLEALSEAAIEAELAQARISEPQEVTHDVDAPVQDTVHDETSTPPTEPTPAPVTTATPDAADAEDAADAAEGADASTPGPATSALVDLMEEVAVARVLAGETDSADEARDAADRLETASQALDVALAAVDGGASALSTATIEAAHDDTLVLLDGAVESADEAAAEASLTIAATEGRVLDDAPIAAAQSALTLLMSGSATAALVDRGEPARVVEELDQLVSAQVVFDAAMASLRDTHEEWVARENASIQSRNDSLREEHEREVTAARADHAQANRDAVAARSNGWTGRPVGVSGTNGSLAFDSLCELDFAPGHRLQCDAARSLEEANAAYMAETGRQLTMTDSYRSYSLQVRTRALKPTTAARPGTSNHGWGMAVDFDRPSATWLAANGPDFGWAHPTWAKPGGVRPEWWHLEYLATDVGAFVAPDAPALEEAVTSAFDPTEASQK, from the coding sequence ATGCCTCGATTCTCCCGTTCCACCCGCGCCCTCGCTGGCGCCGTCACCCTCACCTGTTTCGGCATCGGCCTCGCCGGCGCTCATGGAGCGCACGCGATCGACACTCGCAACGCCGTGGGCGACGCCCGTGCCGCCGCGCAAGAGCTCGAGGTGAAGCGCGACGCGCTCGAGCAGTCGTTGAACGACGCCCACGGCGCCATGCGGGACGCCGGCGACGTGGTGGACGAGAGCCGTGTCGCCGCCGCAGCGCAGGCGCTCAGCTCTGCCACGCAGACCGCGACGGAACAGGCCGCGCGCAGCGGCGTCGTCGTGGACATCGCACCGATCGACGCCGATGACCTGGAGGCATTGTCAGAAGCCGCCATCGAGGCGGAGCTGGCGCAGGCGCGGATCAGCGAGCCTCAGGAGGTCACGCACGACGTCGACGCTCCAGTGCAGGACACCGTGCACGACGAGACCTCGACGCCACCCACCGAGCCGACCCCTGCGCCCGTCACCACAGCGACCCCCGACGCCGCAGACGCCGAAGACGCTGCAGACGCCGCCGAGGGCGCCGACGCCTCCACGCCGGGTCCTGCGACCAGCGCCCTCGTCGATCTCATGGAGGAGGTCGCGGTGGCGCGGGTGCTCGCTGGGGAGACCGACAGCGCCGACGAGGCGCGTGACGCCGCCGACCGACTCGAGACCGCGTCCCAGGCGCTCGACGTCGCGCTCGCCGCGGTCGACGGCGGGGCGTCCGCGCTGTCCACTGCGACGATCGAAGCCGCCCACGACGACACCCTGGTGCTGCTCGACGGAGCGGTCGAGAGCGCAGACGAGGCGGCAGCCGAGGCGTCGCTCACGATCGCCGCCACGGAGGGTCGCGTCCTCGATGACGCCCCCATCGCCGCAGCCCAGAGCGCCCTCACTCTGCTCATGAGCGGGTCGGCGACGGCGGCACTGGTGGATCGCGGCGAGCCGGCGCGGGTCGTGGAGGAGCTCGACCAGCTGGTGTCCGCACAGGTCGTGTTCGACGCGGCCATGGCCAGCCTGCGCGACACGCACGAGGAGTGGGTCGCCCGTGAGAACGCGTCCATCCAGTCACGCAACGACTCCCTTCGTGAGGAGCACGAGCGCGAGGTCACCGCTGCACGCGCCGATCACGCCCAGGCCAACCGGGATGCCGTCGCCGCTCGCTCCAACGGGTGGACGGGGCGCCCGGTCGGCGTGTCCGGAACCAACGGCTCGTTGGCCTTCGACAGCCTGTGCGAGCTGGACTTTGCGCCCGGGCACCGTCTCCAGTGCGACGCCGCTCGCTCGCTCGAGGAGGCGAATGCCGCGTACATGGCGGAGACGGGACGACAGCTGACGATGACGGACTCGTACCGTTCGTACTCGCTGCAGGTGCGCACGCGCGCGCTGAAGCCCACGACGGCCGCCCGTCCCGGCACGTCGAACCACGGCTGGGGGATGGCCGTGGACTTCGACCGGCCGTCGGCGACCTGGCTCGCGGCGAACGGGCCTGACTTCGGCTGGGCGCACCCCACCTGGGCCAAACCGGGCGGAGTGAGGCCCGAGTGGTGGCACCTGGAGTATCTCGCGACTGACGTGGGAGCATTCGTGGCGCCGGACGCGCCCGCTCTCGAAGAGGCTGTCACCAGCGCCTTCGACCCCACCGAGGCGAGCCAGAAGTGA
- a CDS encoding enoyl-CoA hydratase/isomerase family protein → MTALISLDISDGLAHLTFARPDRLNAFDFEMGQQYRDACVTATSSPDVRAILITAQGPAFCAGGDVLAMAGAGVSGAEVTAGAHVIHEGMAALVESGVPVVLAARGAVAGGGIGLMLAADYVIAGEDLRVAGKYADVGLTPDLGVSTLLTRAVGERRALTLLLTSRELDAATALEWGAVAEVATDPDARAKDIARTWATGAARALGQAKRLVRASPPRGWSESLADEARTIGEAFEGEEARRRISAFAAASASRGGAR, encoded by the coding sequence GTGACAGCCCTGATCAGCCTCGACATCAGCGATGGCCTCGCACATCTCACCTTCGCCCGCCCCGATCGCCTCAACGCGTTCGACTTCGAGATGGGCCAGCAGTACCGCGACGCGTGCGTGACTGCGACCTCCTCCCCCGACGTCCGCGCCATCCTCATCACTGCCCAGGGCCCGGCGTTCTGCGCCGGGGGCGACGTGCTGGCGATGGCGGGTGCAGGTGTGTCGGGAGCCGAAGTGACCGCGGGGGCCCACGTGATTCACGAGGGGATGGCGGCTCTCGTCGAGTCCGGCGTTCCCGTCGTCCTCGCCGCACGGGGCGCCGTAGCTGGCGGGGGCATCGGGCTGATGCTCGCCGCCGACTACGTGATCGCAGGTGAGGACCTGAGGGTGGCCGGCAAGTACGCCGATGTCGGGCTCACTCCCGACTTGGGCGTGAGCACTCTGCTGACGCGGGCCGTGGGCGAGCGTCGCGCGCTGACCCTCCTGCTGACGAGTCGTGAACTCGATGCCGCAACGGCGCTCGAGTGGGGCGCTGTCGCCGAGGTGGCCACAGATCCCGATGCGCGCGCGAAGGACATCGCGCGCACGTGGGCCACGGGTGCGGCACGAGCACTGGGCCAGGCCAAGCGGCTCGTGCGGGCATCGCCCCCACGAGGGTGGTCCGAGAGCCTCGCTGACGAGGCTCGGACGATCGGCGAAGCATTCGAGGGCGAGGAGGCGCGCCGACGCATCTCCGCCTTCGCTGCGGCCAGCGCGTCGCGAGGCGGTGCGAGGTGA
- a CDS encoding DUF2200 domain-containing protein yields the protein MGEHRIYGMSFGSIHQLYVNKVERKGHTRDELDQVITWLTGYDDQGLERAIDSGVSLRDFFAEAPAMNESAGLITGVICGVRVEDIEDPLMQQIRWMDKLVDEVARGKKMASILRTPA from the coding sequence ATGGGAGAGCACCGCATCTACGGCATGAGCTTCGGGAGCATCCATCAGTTGTACGTGAACAAGGTGGAGCGCAAGGGGCACACGCGGGACGAGCTGGACCAGGTGATCACCTGGCTCACCGGCTATGACGACCAAGGACTCGAGCGTGCCATCGACTCGGGCGTGAGCCTCCGGGACTTCTTCGCCGAGGCGCCAGCGATGAACGAGTCGGCTGGCCTCATCACCGGCGTGATCTGCGGTGTGCGGGTCGAGGACATCGAGGATCCACTCATGCAGCAGATCCGCTGGATGGACAAGCTGGTGGACGAGGTCGCTCGGGGCAAGAAGATGGCATCGATTCTGCGCACGCCTGCGTGA